ACGAGGGGACCCTGCTGTCCTGGGACGGCGAGGCGGGCGACCACTACGAGTTCCTGCGCGCCTACATCGAGCGGGCCATCGGCGAGGGGCACAAGGAGCACGTCGAGCACCGCAAGCTGGACTGCGAGCTGCCCGGCCCGTGCCTGCTGCACACCGCGGTGATCGTGCCGCTGGAGGTCGAGCACGACGTGGCGGGCACGCTGATCGTGGTCAGCGGCGTGGCGAACAAGCGGCAGATCCGGATGGCCGAGGAGACCGCGCGGTTCGTCTCCACCCAGCTGGAGCTGGAGGTGCTGCAGAAGTCCCGGCAGGCGCTGGCGCAGGCCGAGGTGAAGGCGCTGCGCGCGCAGATCTCGCCGCACTTCGTCTACAACGCGCTGAACACGATCTCCTCGCTGATCCGCACGGACCCCAAGCACGCGCGGGAGCTGCTCCAGGAGTTCGCCGAGTTCACCCGCTACTCCTTCCGCACCGACGGGTTCTTCACCACCCTCGCCGACGAGCTGACCAACATCCACCGCTACCTGACCATCGAGCAGGCGCGGTACGGGTCGCGGCTCAACGTCCGGCTCAAGATCGCGCCCGAGGTGCTGCAGGTCGTGCTGCCGTTCCTGGTGCTCCAGCCGCTGGTGGAGAACGCCGTCCGGCACGGCCTGGCCAAGAAGCCCGGCGGCGGCCTGCTCACCATCATCGCCGAGGACAACGGCGCGGAGGCGCTGATCTCGGTCGAGGACGACGGCGTCGGCATGGACCCCGACCGGCTGTTCGAGGACCTGAAGGACGCCCACCAGACCGGTGCGCACGTGGGCCTGGGCAACATCAACCACCGCATGCGGGCGGTCTTCGGCGACGACTACGCGCTGGTCGTGGAGACCGCGCCCGAGGCGGGCATGAAGATCATCCTGAAGATCCCGAAGTACCGGCCGGGCGTGCAGACCAACCTGCCGCTGGTGCCGCCGAAGCTGGAGGACACCGCCGAGCAGGCCGCGATCCGCGCCTAGCGGGTCCGGCCGGTCGGGCCGCCCGGCCGGTCAGGCGGCGGCCACCGCCAGCACCGCGACCACCATCACGGCGCACACCGACCACGTGACCCACATCCAGTAGACGTGCATGGTGCTCGGGCCGTCCGCGTTCTGGCGGCCCCGGTCGTCCCACCACTCGACGTAGCGTTCGAGCCACCGGATCGGGTTGAACGTCACCGGCCGATGTTAGCCCCGCGGCGCCGACTTCAGGGCGCGCGCGGGTCGGTGCGCCCCCCGCGCCGGGGCCGGCACGTAAGGTCGGGGGCATGAGCGTGACGGACAAGATCGCGGCCCGGCTGCCCAAGATCGTCAGCGAGCGGACCGAGCGCGGCCCCGTGGTCGCCGCCGTCCGCCTGCACGGGGTCATCACCCCGACCCCCACGCCGATGGCCCGCAACACCATCAGCATGCAGACCGTCGAGACCGCGCTGACCCGCGCGTTCGACCACGACCGCCTGGTCGCGGTCGCCCTGCTGGTCAACTCGCCGGGCGGCGCGCCCACCCAGTCGGCGCTGGTCGCCGAGCGCGTCCGCGAGCTCGCGGCCAAGAAGAAGGTGCCGGTGCTGGCCTTCTGCGAGGACCTGGCGGCCTCGGGCGGCTACTGGCTGGCGTGCGCGGGCGACGAGATCTACGCCCACGGCACGTCGCTGGTCGGCTCGATCGGCGTGGTCAGCGCCGGGTTCGGCCTCAACGGCCTGATCGAGCGCTACGGCGTCGAGCGCCGCGTCTACACCGCGGGCGAGAACAAGGTCCGCCTCGACCCGTTCCGGCCGGAGAAGGCCGAGGACGTCGAGTGGCTCAAGGGCCTCCAGGCGCAGCTGCACGACCAGTTCACCGACTGGGTGAAACTGCGGCGCGGCGACAAGCTGCGGGCGAGCGACGACGAGCTGTTCAACGGCGAGGTGTGGACCGGTGCCCGCGCGCTCGAACTCGGCCTGGTGGACGGGATCGGGACGCTGCGCGGCGTCGTCGCGCAGCGCTACCCGGACGCCGAGATCGCCGTCGCCGAGCCCCGCCGCCCCCTCCTGGCACGCCTCGGCCTCGCCGGCGCAACCACCCGATCGGGCGATCTGCTGCTGGAGGGGCTGGCCGCCCTGGAGGAGCGGGCGCGCTGGTCGCGATTCGGGTTGTGAGGTCACGGGCGCGGCGCGGTCCGGTGACCGGCGTAGACAGCGACCCGCTCGATCGGCAAGATGCGCGGCACAGTGAGTACTTCGAAGAACCCCAGTGACAACGCCGGCCTCCTCGTTCTCGCGGTGGACGACGAGGCACCGGGCCTGAGCGAGATCAAGTACCTGCTCGAGAGCAGCCCGCACATCAGGCGCGTGATCACCGCCTTCGACGCGGCCGAGGCGCTGCGCATCCTGCGCGGCGACTACGACAACGAGGTGAAGGAGCGCGCGGACTCCGGGGTGCCGCCGGTGGACGCGGTCTTCGCCGACATCAACATGCCCGGCCTGAGCGGCACGGACCTCGCGCGCGTGCTCGGCGCGTTCCGCGCACCGCCGGCGCTGGTGTTCGTCACCGGCGTCGAGCACTCGGAGGCCGTGGTGGCCTTCGAGGTCGGCGCGCTGGACTTCGTGACCAAGCCGATCAACGAGGACCGGGTCAACAAGGCGATCTCGCGCGTGGTGGAGCGCGTCGCCTCGACCCCGGTGGCCGCGCCCGAGCCCGTCACCGCCGAACCGCAGGACGACGAGGTGATCCCGGTCGAGCTGGGCGGCACGATCAAGCTGGTGCCCAGGGCCACCGTCCGCTACGTCGAGGCCCAGGGCGACTACGCCCGCCTGCACACCAGCGACGGCGCGAGCCACCTGGTGCGCATCCCCCTGGCGCAGCTGGAGGAGCGCTGGGAGAACGCCGGGTTCGTGCGCATCCACCGCTCCTACCTGGTGGCGCTGCCGCTGGTGACCGAGCTGCGGATGACGTCGAACGGGTACGCGGTGGTGATCGGCTCCGGCGAGGGCGCGAAGGAGCTGCCGGTGAGCCGGCGGCACACGCGGGACCTGAAGGAGCGGATCGTGCGTCCCCCCAAGAGCAGTTGGGGATGACCAAGAACTCCGGCCCCCCGGGGCAACCCGACCAGCCGCAGCCGGCGGGGCGCGACGTCCCGCTGTCCGCGCCGATGCGCAAGCGCCGCAGGCGCGTGGTGCTGGCCGACCCGCGCGGCCGCGGGCGGGTGCTGCGCACGATCATCGAGCTGGAGGAGCAGACCAGCGTCGGCGAGAAGCTGATCCGCGACCTGATCCGGCAGCAGATGCGCACCGCGCTGGTGCTGGGCGGCGGCACGCTGCTGCTGCTCGCGCTGATGCCCGCGGCGTTCTACGCGTTCCCGGTGCTGGCGGACGTGCAGGTGGTGGGCGTGCACCTGCCGTGGCTGCTGATGGCCCTGCTGCCGTTCCCGCTGTGCTACGCGGTGGGGTACGCGTACCGGAGGGTGGCCGAGCGGCACGAGCAGGACTTCGTGAACTCGGTGGACAGGTGATCCCGAACGTGTGGAGCCTGGGTCTGGTCGTCGTGGTCGCGGTGCTGACGTTCCTGCTCGGCTACGTCGGCTCGCGCCGCGCCAACACCACGCCGGACTTCCTGGTGGCCCGGCGGGCCGTCCCGGCCACCCGCAACGCCGCCGCGATCTCCGGCGAGTACCTGTCCGCGGCCTCGTTCCTGGGCGTCGCGGGGCTGGTGCTCAAGGACGGCATCGACGCGCTGTGGTACCCGATCGGCTTCACCGCCGGGTACCTGGCGATGATGCTGTTCGTCGCCGCGCCGCTGCGGCGGTCGGGCGCCTACACCCTGCCGGACTTCGCCGAGGCGCGGCTGGGCTCGTCGAACCTGCGCCGGTTCTGCACGTTCTTCGTGATCTGCATCGGCGTGCTGTACCTGGTGCCGCA
This portion of the Saccharothrix syringae genome encodes:
- a CDS encoding sensor histidine kinase encodes the protein MDTVRDLLTERAVLGLIATLAVLGLFVMLCRARRVSTSVEDAVMDMLHRMSKASADLREGLTEDAANKATPHLREMLRCVAVGITDHEGTLLSWDGEAGDHYEFLRAYIERAIGEGHKEHVEHRKLDCELPGPCLLHTAVIVPLEVEHDVAGTLIVVSGVANKRQIRMAEETARFVSTQLELEVLQKSRQALAQAEVKALRAQISPHFVYNALNTISSLIRTDPKHARELLQEFAEFTRYSFRTDGFFTTLADELTNIHRYLTIEQARYGSRLNVRLKIAPEVLQVVLPFLVLQPLVENAVRHGLAKKPGGGLLTIIAEDNGAEALISVEDDGVGMDPDRLFEDLKDAHQTGAHVGLGNINHRMRAVFGDDYALVVETAPEAGMKIILKIPKYRPGVQTNLPLVPPKLEDTAEQAAIRA
- a CDS encoding S49 family peptidase — protein: MSVTDKIAARLPKIVSERTERGPVVAAVRLHGVITPTPTPMARNTISMQTVETALTRAFDHDRLVAVALLVNSPGGAPTQSALVAERVRELAAKKKVPVLAFCEDLAASGGYWLACAGDEIYAHGTSLVGSIGVVSAGFGLNGLIERYGVERRVYTAGENKVRLDPFRPEKAEDVEWLKGLQAQLHDQFTDWVKLRRGDKLRASDDELFNGEVWTGARALELGLVDGIGTLRGVVAQRYPDAEIAVAEPRRPLLARLGLAGATTRSGDLLLEGLAALEERARWSRFGL
- a CDS encoding LytR/AlgR family response regulator transcription factor, whose translation is MRGTVSTSKNPSDNAGLLVLAVDDEAPGLSEIKYLLESSPHIRRVITAFDAAEALRILRGDYDNEVKERADSGVPPVDAVFADINMPGLSGTDLARVLGAFRAPPALVFVTGVEHSEAVVAFEVGALDFVTKPINEDRVNKAISRVVERVASTPVAAPEPVTAEPQDDEVIPVELGGTIKLVPRATVRYVEAQGDYARLHTSDGASHLVRIPLAQLEERWENAGFVRIHRSYLVALPLVTELRMTSNGYAVVIGSGEGAKELPVSRRHTRDLKERIVRPPKSSWG